A genome region from Eurosta solidaginis isolate ZX-2024a chromosome 2, ASM4086904v1, whole genome shotgun sequence includes the following:
- the LOC137241142 gene encoding uncharacterized protein isoform X1, translating into MRTFIICVLSAPLSILIFLTSSCLVAGDPGPCPTNIGYLPMNINLLEGSWYMQSRYIPHHPIDYRCHKTDIIRGTITKHTIKKFQINKDDGSPKVTQQKILFLDDGRFFTKYEGAHAASASSASTASSSRGLNIDFDNLVYKIISLDCEKLIIYSCQDLPNDKHAKLLWVYTRKSRPSDEVIKKYKEAVNANGFKANLLKPISHKNCRDYREF; encoded by the exons TGCCCCTttgtcaattttaatttttttgacatcaTCATGTTTGGTGGCCGGAGATCCAGGTCCATGTCCAACAAATATAGGATATTTGCCAATGAATATAAATTTG TTGGAAGGTAGCTGGTATATGCAAAGTAGATATATCCCCCACCACCCTATAGATTACCGCTGCCATAAAACTGATATCATCCGTGGAACTATAACTaagcatacaataaaaaaattccaaataaataAGGATGA CGGTTCCCCAAAGGTtacacaacaaaaaattttattcctGGATGATGGACGATTTTTTACAAAATATGAAGGTGCACATG caGCTTCTGCTAGTTCCGCTAGTACCGCTAGTTCCTCTAGAGGTCTAAATATTGATTTTGACAACCTTGTGTACAAAATTATAAGTCTTGATTGTGAGAAACTTATCATATATTCGTGCCAGGATTTACCAAATGATAAACACGCCA AACTGCTTTGGGTTTATACAAGAAAGTCTCGGCCATCCGatgaagttataaaaaaatacaagGAAGCTGTAAATGCCAACGGTTTTAAGGCAAATTTACTCAAACCGATCAGTCACAAGAATTGCAGAGATTATAGagagttttaa
- the LOC137241142 gene encoding uncharacterized protein isoform X3, whose translation MLEQQFVIAPLSILIFLTSSCLVAGDPGPCPTNIGYLPMNINLLEGSWYMQSRYIPHHPIDYRCHKTDIIRGTITKHTIKKFQINKDDGSPKVTQQKILFLDDGRFFTKYEGAHAASASSASTASSSRGLNIDFDNLVYKIISLDCEKLIIYSCQDLPNDKHAKLLWVYTRKSRPSDEVIKKYKEAVNANGFKANLLKPISHKNCRDYREF comes from the exons TGCCCCTttgtcaattttaatttttttgacatcaTCATGTTTGGTGGCCGGAGATCCAGGTCCATGTCCAACAAATATAGGATATTTGCCAATGAATATAAATTTG TTGGAAGGTAGCTGGTATATGCAAAGTAGATATATCCCCCACCACCCTATAGATTACCGCTGCCATAAAACTGATATCATCCGTGGAACTATAACTaagcatacaataaaaaaattccaaataaataAGGATGA CGGTTCCCCAAAGGTtacacaacaaaaaattttattcctGGATGATGGACGATTTTTTACAAAATATGAAGGTGCACATG caGCTTCTGCTAGTTCCGCTAGTACCGCTAGTTCCTCTAGAGGTCTAAATATTGATTTTGACAACCTTGTGTACAAAATTATAAGTCTTGATTGTGAGAAACTTATCATATATTCGTGCCAGGATTTACCAAATGATAAACACGCCA AACTGCTTTGGGTTTATACAAGAAAGTCTCGGCCATCCGatgaagttataaaaaaatacaagGAAGCTGTAAATGCCAACGGTTTTAAGGCAAATTTACTCAAACCGATCAGTCACAAGAATTGCAGAGATTATAGagagttttaa
- the LOC137241142 gene encoding uncharacterized protein isoform X2, with the protein MRTFIICVLSAPLSILIFLTSSCLVAGDPGPCPTNIGYLPMNINLLEGSWYMQSRYIPHHPIDYRCHKTDIIRGTITKHTIKKFQINKDDGSPKVTQQKILFLDDGRFFTKYEGAHASASSASTASSSRGLNIDFDNLVYKIISLDCEKLIIYSCQDLPNDKHAKLLWVYTRKSRPSDEVIKKYKEAVNANGFKANLLKPISHKNCRDYREF; encoded by the exons TGCCCCTttgtcaattttaatttttttgacatcaTCATGTTTGGTGGCCGGAGATCCAGGTCCATGTCCAACAAATATAGGATATTTGCCAATGAATATAAATTTG TTGGAAGGTAGCTGGTATATGCAAAGTAGATATATCCCCCACCACCCTATAGATTACCGCTGCCATAAAACTGATATCATCCGTGGAACTATAACTaagcatacaataaaaaaattccaaataaataAGGATGA CGGTTCCCCAAAGGTtacacaacaaaaaattttattcctGGATGATGGACGATTTTTTACAAAATATGAAGGTGCACATG CTTCTGCTAGTTCCGCTAGTACCGCTAGTTCCTCTAGAGGTCTAAATATTGATTTTGACAACCTTGTGTACAAAATTATAAGTCTTGATTGTGAGAAACTTATCATATATTCGTGCCAGGATTTACCAAATGATAAACACGCCA AACTGCTTTGGGTTTATACAAGAAAGTCTCGGCCATCCGatgaagttataaaaaaatacaagGAAGCTGTAAATGCCAACGGTTTTAAGGCAAATTTACTCAAACCGATCAGTCACAAGAATTGCAGAGATTATAGagagttttaa
- the LOC137241142 gene encoding uncharacterized protein isoform X4 translates to MNINLLEGSWYMQSRYIPHHPIDYRCHKTDIIRGTITKHTIKKFQINKDDGSPKVTQQKILFLDDGRFFTKYEGAHAASASSASTASSSRGLNIDFDNLVYKIISLDCEKLIIYSCQDLPNDKHAKLLWVYTRKSRPSDEVIKKYKEAVNANGFKANLLKPISHKNCRDYREF, encoded by the exons ATGAATATAAATTTG TTGGAAGGTAGCTGGTATATGCAAAGTAGATATATCCCCCACCACCCTATAGATTACCGCTGCCATAAAACTGATATCATCCGTGGAACTATAACTaagcatacaataaaaaaattccaaataaataAGGATGA CGGTTCCCCAAAGGTtacacaacaaaaaattttattcctGGATGATGGACGATTTTTTACAAAATATGAAGGTGCACATG caGCTTCTGCTAGTTCCGCTAGTACCGCTAGTTCCTCTAGAGGTCTAAATATTGATTTTGACAACCTTGTGTACAAAATTATAAGTCTTGATTGTGAGAAACTTATCATATATTCGTGCCAGGATTTACCAAATGATAAACACGCCA AACTGCTTTGGGTTTATACAAGAAAGTCTCGGCCATCCGatgaagttataaaaaaatacaagGAAGCTGTAAATGCCAACGGTTTTAAGGCAAATTTACTCAAACCGATCAGTCACAAGAATTGCAGAGATTATAGagagttttaa